The following are from one region of the Salvia splendens isolate huo1 chromosome 2, SspV2, whole genome shotgun sequence genome:
- the LOC121774000 gene encoding secreted RxLR effector protein 161-like codes for METTKSTAIPIAQYFRLSMEQAPKSKEEMLEMQSISYANIVGSVIWILRYVKRVGDLGILFKSSSYNGEDALVGFCSSDFAGNVDTQKSQSGYIFIMYGAAVSWKLSMQNVVALSMTEAEYIALTSAVKESFWLRDITTDRDGTRLQNKQMILVFDEPSILDEKAKA; via the exons ATGGAGACAACAAAATCAACTGCAATACCTATAGCTCAGTACTTCAGATTATCCATGGAGCAGGCACCAAAAAGCAAGGAAGAAATGCTAGAAATGCAGAGCATTTCCTATGCTAACATTGTGGGGAGTGTGAT ATGGATTCTAAGGTATGTAAAAAGAGTTGGAGACCTTGGTATCTTGTTTAAGAGCAGCTCTTATAATGGAGAGGATGCTTTGGTGGGATTTTGTTCTAGTGATTTTGCAGGAAATGTGGATACTCAAAAGTCACAGTCTGGGTACATTTTTATTATGTATGGTGCGGCTGTAAGCTGGAAGTTGAGCATGCAGAATGTGGTGGCCCTATCAATGACCGAAGCTGAGTATATTGCCTTAACATCAGCGGTGAAGGAAAGCTTTTGGTTAAGGGATATTACTACAGACAGGGACGGAACTAGACTTCAAAATAAGCAG ATGATACTTGTTTTCGATGAGCCGTCAATTCTTGATGAGAAGGCGAAGGCCTAG
- the LOC121774011 gene encoding uncharacterized mitochondrial protein AtMg00710-like has protein sequence MLIASGMEKRFWVEAVATAVKLINKCPSSSIGGDTPNLRWYGSYGDYTQLRAFGCKAFAYLKQTKLDARAQKCVMLGDQQGVKGYRLWFIVPGNRKVIVSRDVTCVEEDMPFKNSEEKVQHSQKSIDVELESQSMKQVESEDVVVMSSDDEET, from the coding sequence ATGTTGATTGCTTCTGGTATGGAGAAGAGATTTTGGGTTGAGGCTGTTGCTACTGCAGTAAAGCTGATCAACAAATGCCCATCTTCTAGCATAGGTGGTGATACACCAAATTTGAGGTGGTATGGCAGTTATGGTGACTACACTCAGTTGAGGGCTTTTGGCTGCAAAGCTTTTGCATATCTCAAGCAGACCAAGCTGGATGCAAGAGCTCAGAAGTGTGTGATGTTGGGTGATCAACAAGGTGTGAAGGGCTATAGACTTTGGTTCATAGTGCCAGGGAATCGCAAAGTGATTGTGAGCAGAGATGTTACTTGTGTGGAGGAGGATATGCCTTTCAAAAATTCTGAAGAAAAGGTCCAGCATTCACAGAAAAGTATTGATGTGGAGTTGGAAAGTCAGAGTATGAAGCAGGTTGAATCTGAAGATGTTGTAGTGATGAGCTCAGATGATGAGGAGACATAA
- the LOC121767990 gene encoding uncharacterized protein LOC121767990 produces the protein MTTEEPLQQQSQTMFCMRKKMSEMIETSDTDSPLLHDQDMTTSALAAFRAKEDDIERRRSEIRDRVQAQLTRVEEEAKRLHLIHGELDSVTDPMRKELSAICKRVEIVNRDVKSLGVTCQKKEKEYKESVEAFNEKTTEKGQLLAKLAELMNESEKLRSTKLEELCKNI, from the exons ATGACAACAGAGGAGCCGCTGCAGCAGCAGTCTCAAACAATGTTTTGTATGCGAAAGAAGATGTCCGAGATGATCGAAACCTCAGACACCGACAGCCCCCTGCTCCACGACCAAGACATGACCACCTCCGCCCTCGCCGCCTTCCGCGCCAAGGAGGACGACATCGAGCGGAGGAGATCCGAGATTAGAGACAGAGTTCAAGCTCAGTTGACGCGCGTCGAGGAAGAAGCCAAGCGCCTTCATCTGATTCACGGA GAGCTTGATTCTGTGACGGATCCGATGAGGAAGGAATTATCAGCGATATGCAAGAGGGTTGAAATTGTGAATCGAGATGTGAAATCGTTGGGAGTCACCTGTCAGAAGAag GAAAAGGAGTATAAAGAATCGGTTGAGGCTTTCAATGAGAAAACCACAGAAAAGGGGCAACTCCTTGCCAAATTAGCAGAG TTGATGAATGAAAGCGAGAAATTGAGATCCACCAAATTAGAAGAGCTCTGCAAGAACATATAG